A genomic window from Pseudomonadales bacterium includes:
- a CDS encoding cytochrome P450: MKIDLLSPSSFAHGHPHAQYDWLRQHAPVYWHEEAVGPGFWALTGYEEVAGVGRLPEIYSSEPTIMIADPEVGSAIGPQDDHKMMLMMDPPRHTQFRRLISREFTRGPAAALRPRVLQLATTILDKVCNGQAGVYSECDFVSQVAGELPSYVIAELMGIPLEDGRTLYGLTEILHSAPETLEEGAQIRAGMEMFGYAAQVYEEKLANPADDLASQIVHAEVDGQKLDLIDFQLFFMLLIDAGGDTTRNLVAGGLHELLQRPRDLARLRAEPALIPAARDEMLRVVSPVIYMRRTARSDVQLGGVQIRAGDKVVRYFGAANHDPAKFADPHRFDITRTPNPQIAFGTGAHVCLGQHIARVEIDCVFESICARLHDIEQIGEPEWLPSNFISGIRSMPIRFKATA, translated from the coding sequence ATGAAGATCGATCTGCTCAGTCCTTCGAGTTTTGCCCATGGTCATCCCCACGCTCAGTACGACTGGCTGCGTCAGCACGCGCCCGTGTACTGGCACGAGGAGGCCGTGGGTCCCGGCTTCTGGGCGCTCACCGGCTATGAGGAAGTCGCCGGGGTCGGTCGCCTGCCGGAGATCTACTCCTCCGAGCCCACCATCATGATCGCCGATCCGGAAGTCGGCTCCGCGATCGGGCCTCAGGATGATCACAAGATGATGCTGATGATGGATCCACCCCGGCACACCCAGTTCCGGCGGTTGATCAGCCGGGAGTTCACCAGGGGACCCGCGGCCGCCCTGCGACCGAGAGTGCTGCAGTTGGCGACCACCATCCTGGACAAGGTGTGCAACGGCCAAGCTGGCGTTTACTCGGAATGCGACTTCGTCAGCCAGGTCGCCGGCGAACTGCCCTCCTATGTGATCGCCGAGCTCATGGGGATTCCGCTTGAAGACGGTCGCACCCTCTATGGCCTCACCGAGATACTGCACTCCGCCCCCGAGACACTGGAGGAAGGCGCCCAGATTCGTGCCGGTATGGAAATGTTCGGTTACGCAGCGCAAGTGTACGAGGAAAAACTCGCCAACCCGGCAGACGATCTCGCCAGCCAGATCGTGCATGCCGAAGTGGATGGCCAGAAGCTCGACCTGATCGACTTTCAGCTGTTTTTCATGCTGCTCATCGATGCAGGTGGTGACACGACCCGCAACCTGGTGGCCGGCGGACTGCACGAACTTCTGCAGCGCCCCCGGGATCTCGCCCGCCTGCGCGCAGAACCGGCACTCATCCCCGCCGCCCGGGACGAGATGCTGCGGGTAGTCAGCCCGGTCATCTACATGCGCCGCACCGCCAGATCGGACGTGCAACTGGGCGGCGTGCAGATCCGTGCCGGTGACAAGGTGGTGCGCTATTTCGGCGCCGCCAATCACGATCCGGCAAAGTTCGCCGATCCGCACCGCTTCGATATCACCCGCACACCCAACCCTCAGATTGCCTTCGGCACCGGCGCCCACGTGTGCCTCGGCCAGCACATCGCCCGGGTCGAGATCGACTGCGTGTTCGAATCGATCTGCGCGCGGCTGCACGACATCGAACAGATCGGCGAACCTGAGTGGCTGCCATCGAATTTCATTTCGGGTATCCGTTCGATGCCGATCCGCTTCAAAGCAACCGCCTAG
- the bla gene encoding subclass B3 metallo-beta-lactamase → MDTRFRSTLPLLCVLCSGLFFSITATAAVPDTWTRPFPGHRVIGNLYAVGNYDLASYLITSDAGHILINTGLEESTGPIRANIESLGFRLEDVKILLSMQAHFDHTAALAEIKVITGAQMWATPDDDRLLADGGTSDPHFGDTLSFKPIAVDRVIRDGEVIELGDIRLTVHEHGGHTEGSSSYSMQVHEAGRDYAVVIANMGTINDGKRLLINPTYPGVAEDFANTFERQKAMPVDVWVAAHGSQYRLHEKYRPGDPYSPDTFVDPEGFRAEVERLEALYKAQLEAERAAAELKDAPAPSDPA, encoded by the coding sequence ATGGACACCCGCTTTCGATCGACCCTTCCGCTCCTGTGCGTTCTGTGCAGCGGCCTTTTCTTCAGCATCACCGCAACGGCTGCAGTGCCGGATACCTGGACCAGACCTTTTCCCGGTCACCGGGTAATCGGAAATCTCTATGCGGTCGGCAACTACGATCTGGCGAGCTATCTGATCACGTCTGATGCCGGACACATCCTGATCAATACCGGACTCGAAGAGTCCACAGGGCCGATCCGCGCCAACATCGAATCGCTCGGCTTCCGGCTCGAGGATGTGAAGATCCTCCTGAGCATGCAGGCCCACTTCGATCACACCGCCGCACTTGCTGAAATCAAAGTCATCACCGGTGCGCAGATGTGGGCAACCCCGGACGACGATAGACTCCTGGCCGATGGCGGCACCAGCGACCCGCACTTCGGCGATACCCTGAGTTTCAAACCGATTGCCGTCGATCGCGTCATCCGCGACGGCGAAGTGATCGAACTCGGCGACATCCGGTTGACCGTACACGAACACGGCGGTCACACAGAAGGCAGCTCAAGTTACAGCATGCAGGTGCACGAAGCCGGCCGGGACTACGCTGTGGTGATCGCCAACATGGGCACCATCAATGACGGCAAACGGTTACTGATCAATCCCACCTACCCTGGGGTTGCGGAGGATTTTGCCAACACCTTCGAACGCCAGAAGGCGATGCCCGTGGACGTCTGGGTCGCCGCCCATGGCAGTCAGTACCGGCTGCACGAAAAATACAGGCCCGGAGATCCCTACAGCCCGGACACCTTCGTCGATCCCGAGGGGTTCCGAGCGGAAGTCGAGCGCCTGGAAGCGCTCTACAAGGCTCAGCTCGAAGCGGAGCGCGCGGCCGCCGAGCTTAAAGATGCTCCAGCACCGTCCGACCCCGCTTAG
- a CDS encoding VOC family protein, producing the protein MAIKLQKDSIDLGIVAANGPAMVAFYRDVLGFVEEPRTPFPGGGVMNRLRCGTSLIKIVEPPTTPTERPAAGGIPAATGYRYWTMSVSNLTEVVAECQAAGRKLVIPVTEVRPGVTIAIVDDPDGNLVEFLQMA; encoded by the coding sequence ATGGCCATCAAACTGCAGAAGGATTCCATCGATCTCGGTATTGTCGCGGCGAATGGCCCCGCCATGGTGGCCTTTTACCGGGATGTGCTGGGATTTGTGGAGGAGCCCCGCACCCCGTTTCCGGGTGGTGGCGTGATGAACCGCCTGCGCTGCGGGACCAGTCTGATCAAGATCGTGGAGCCGCCGACCACACCCACTGAGCGACCAGCAGCAGGCGGAATCCCCGCAGCAACCGGCTACCGCTATTGGACCATGAGCGTGAGTAATCTGACCGAGGTGGTGGCGGAGTGCCAGGCCGCCGGGCGCAAACTCGTGATACCGGTCACCGAAGTCCGGCCGGGTGTGACCATCGCCATCGTGGATGACCCGGACGGTAACCTGGTGGAATTTCTCCAGATGGCCTAG
- a CDS encoding DUF427 domain-containing protein has product MSSNSAPGYINHPNHRVRIVPAKLHVEVAFAGTVIATSDRALLVDESRHDPVYYIPRSDVLMSALTPTDHSTYCPFKGHARYWTLQVGDRIEENSVWAYDAPYDEALPLQGCVAFYSDRVQVHTSPAASEPE; this is encoded by the coding sequence ATGTCCAGCAACAGCGCCCCCGGATACATCAATCATCCAAATCATCGGGTGCGTATTGTGCCTGCAAAGCTACATGTGGAGGTGGCTTTCGCCGGCACGGTGATTGCCACCAGCGATCGTGCGCTGCTGGTGGACGAATCGCGACACGACCCCGTCTACTACATCCCGCGCAGCGATGTTCTGATGTCTGCGCTGACACCCACCGATCACAGTACCTACTGCCCGTTCAAGGGACACGCGCGGTACTGGACCTTGCAGGTCGGAGATCGAATCGAGGAAAATTCCGTGTGGGCCTATGATGCGCCCTACGACGAAGCGCTGCCGCTGCAGGGCTGTGTCGCCTTCTATAGCGATCGTGTTCAGGTGCACACGTCGCCTGCAGCGAGTGAGCCTGAATAA
- a CDS encoding DUF808 domain-containing protein, with protein sequence MATGLIALLDDIAGIAKVAAASVDDVAAHAAKASAKSAGVVIDDTAVTPRYVVGFAADRELPIVAKIARGSLRNKLLILLPLAIGLSAFAAWAITPLLMLGGLYLCYEGAEKIYGLLFPHAAQEHEAGVGLVAEDPVALEARKVAGAIRTDFILSAEIMAIALATLPDAGLLTTALALAVVAVAITAGVYGAVALIVKADDAGLVLAANSVTIVRLLGRGLVEFMPGFLATLAAVGTAAMLWVGGGILVHGLETYGLNWLAHSIHDFAAFSRSAAPLAAGFVGWLAGALGTGIFGLAAGFLLIPVVGRVLVPLVAWAKALRG encoded by the coding sequence GTGGCCACCGGCCTGATCGCCCTGCTCGATGACATTGCCGGCATTGCCAAGGTCGCGGCTGCGTCCGTGGATGATGTCGCCGCCCATGCAGCGAAGGCGAGTGCCAAATCCGCTGGAGTGGTAATCGACGATACCGCCGTGACACCGCGCTACGTGGTGGGTTTCGCCGCCGACCGGGAACTGCCCATTGTCGCCAAGATTGCCAGAGGCTCTCTGCGTAACAAGTTGCTCATCCTGCTGCCACTCGCCATCGGACTGTCTGCCTTTGCCGCCTGGGCAATCACGCCGCTGCTCATGCTCGGGGGGCTTTATCTGTGCTACGAAGGTGCGGAGAAAATTTACGGGCTGCTGTTTCCCCACGCTGCGCAGGAACACGAAGCCGGGGTCGGCCTGGTTGCAGAGGATCCGGTCGCCCTGGAAGCACGGAAGGTGGCGGGTGCCATCCGCACGGATTTCATTCTCTCCGCCGAGATAATGGCTATCGCTCTGGCGACGTTACCGGATGCAGGTCTGCTTACCACGGCCCTGGCTCTGGCAGTCGTGGCGGTGGCAATCACCGCCGGCGTCTATGGCGCGGTGGCACTCATTGTCAAAGCGGACGACGCCGGACTGGTGCTCGCAGCGAACTCGGTAACCATTGTGCGGTTGCTCGGCCGCGGACTTGTGGAATTCATGCCCGGCTTTCTTGCAACGCTGGCCGCGGTGGGCACCGCGGCCATGCTCTGGGTCGGTGGCGGCATCCTGGTGCACGGCCTGGAAACCTACGGACTCAACTGGCTGGCCCACAGCATCCATGATTTTGCGGCGTTCTCGCGGTCGGCGGCTCCGCTGGCTGCGGGGTTTGTCGGCTGGCTGGCAGGCGCGCTCGGAACGGGCATCTTTGGTCTGGCGGCGGGGTTCCTGCTGATTCCCGTGGTGGGACGAGTTCTGGTGCCGCTGGTGGCGTGGGCGAAGGCGCTGCGCGGTTGA
- a CDS encoding aldo/keto reductase encodes MQYRQLGRSALRVSELCLGTMNFGPRTSEQGSFAILNEAVAAGINFVDTANQYGGNLGVGTTERILGKWLAEDKTRRDRLILASKVHEPMSADVNDRGLSARHIQMACEASLKRLGVEHIDLYQMHHIDRSAPIEEIWQAMEQLIRQGKITYVGSSNFPGWAIARANEKASVRHQLGLISEQSLYNLIERRAELEVLPACRAYGLGLIPWSPLAGGLLAGQEESTRGRRQSDGIRAARAERTDQLAQFQQLCDGLGKSPGVVALAWLLQQPGVCATIIGPGSLSQLTSVLHVPEVQLSIGDLQRLDGIFPPCGEAPEAYAW; translated from the coding sequence ATGCAATATCGTCAACTTGGCCGTTCTGCCCTGAGAGTCAGCGAGCTGTGTCTCGGCACGATGAATTTCGGGCCGCGCACTTCGGAACAGGGATCTTTCGCAATTCTCAATGAAGCGGTTGCGGCAGGCATCAATTTCGTCGACACCGCCAACCAGTACGGCGGGAACCTGGGTGTCGGCACAACCGAACGGATTCTGGGCAAATGGCTGGCCGAGGATAAGACCCGTCGTGATCGCCTGATCCTTGCGAGCAAAGTGCATGAGCCCATGTCCGCAGACGTCAATGATCGCGGCCTCTCTGCCCGGCATATTCAGATGGCCTGTGAAGCCAGCCTGAAACGCCTGGGTGTCGAACACATCGATCTGTATCAGATGCACCACATCGATCGGTCCGCGCCGATCGAAGAGATCTGGCAGGCGATGGAGCAGCTGATCCGCCAGGGCAAGATCACCTATGTGGGGTCGAGCAACTTTCCCGGCTGGGCAATCGCCCGGGCGAATGAGAAGGCGTCTGTCCGGCACCAGCTCGGCCTGATCTCGGAGCAGAGCCTCTACAATCTGATCGAACGACGTGCCGAACTCGAAGTGCTGCCGGCCTGTCGCGCCTACGGGCTGGGTCTGATTCCCTGGAGCCCGCTTGCGGGCGGGCTGCTGGCAGGTCAGGAAGAGAGTACCCGGGGTCGCCGCCAGTCAGACGGTATCCGTGCGGCGCGGGCGGAGCGGACGGATCAGCTGGCGCAGTTCCAGCAACTGTGTGACGGACTGGGAAAGTCGCCCGGTGTGGTTGCGCTCGCCTGGCTGCTGCAGCAACCAGGCGTGTGCGCCACCATCATCGGGCCGGGCAGTCTGTCTCAGCTGACTTCCGTGTTGCACGTCCCCGAGGTTCAGCTCAGCATCGGCGACCTGCAGCGACTGGACGGGATCTTCCCGCCCTGCGGTGAAGCGCCGGAGGCCTATGCCTGGTAA
- a CDS encoding phytanoyl-CoA dioxygenase family protein: protein MTGTRDPLTRTDNAAEDARISSLRSHLAASNGIKGLEILEPDQVERVVAGFHRDGFAVVGNVLNPEQIEILAAGCSEVVKEVIGLDAERKGNRGSHRYSFGGSSLTRSQLHRPAWQMLLDIEPVTRLLMAIFASPDYILRAASGDFCLPGAVDYQRLHADTRDWVDAQSSPFSAFHDPRGHMSIRDLPCPYVCVNFLPQDVTRLNGPTRQIPGTQNSRAPIPDLDSEPEWMRLSTLCPVPAGSIMIRDVRAWHGGTPNLSDATRSIPNLEFYAPWFREPMVPGISYRDFRKLSEPAQRLVRFCVADSSEELVTGTTLRAP from the coding sequence ATGACAGGCACGAGAGATCCTCTCACCAGGACAGATAATGCAGCAGAGGACGCCCGGATCAGCAGTCTGCGTAGCCACCTGGCCGCCAGCAATGGGATCAAAGGCCTGGAGATACTCGAGCCCGACCAGGTCGAGCGAGTGGTAGCAGGATTTCATCGGGATGGTTTTGCCGTTGTCGGCAATGTGCTCAACCCGGAACAGATCGAGATCCTTGCGGCAGGCTGCAGCGAAGTGGTGAAGGAAGTGATCGGCCTGGATGCAGAACGCAAAGGCAATCGCGGATCACATCGCTACTCGTTTGGCGGCTCGAGTCTCACCCGCAGCCAGTTGCATCGTCCGGCCTGGCAGATGCTTCTCGACATCGAACCGGTAACCCGACTGCTCATGGCGATTTTTGCGTCACCCGACTACATCCTCAGAGCCGCCAGCGGGGACTTCTGTCTGCCGGGTGCAGTCGACTACCAGCGCCTGCACGCGGACACCCGGGACTGGGTGGACGCACAGTCCTCACCCTTCAGCGCCTTTCACGATCCGCGCGGTCACATGAGTATCCGCGATCTTCCCTGCCCCTATGTGTGTGTGAATTTTCTGCCTCAGGATGTGACCCGGCTCAACGGTCCGACCCGGCAGATTCCCGGAACCCAGAACTCCCGTGCACCGATTCCCGATCTCGACAGCGAGCCGGAGTGGATGCGTTTGAGTACCCTGTGTCCGGTACCTGCCGGCAGCATCATGATCCGCGATGTGCGTGCCTGGCATGGCGGTACACCCAACCTGTCCGATGCCACCCGATCCATTCCGAACCTCGAATTTTATGCTCCCTGGTTCAGGGAGCCGATGGTGCCCGGGATCAGCTACCGGGATTTCAGGAAACTCTCGGAACCTGCGCAACGTCTGGTGCGTTTCTGTGTGGCGGATTCGAGTGAAGAACTCGTGACCGGCACCACGCTGCGCGCGCCTTAG
- a CDS encoding cytochrome P450 translates to MSQVYINSSDAQREALMARIRGGDMTVSNKEMRDVFEIDPNYDPYAIPLEQVDPSHPSLFLNGTHWPHFRRLRDEDPVHFHEESMFGPYWSVTRYEDIRYVDSHHELFSSHRTKGGIALGGLPQQDDQYALPMFIQEDPPKHDLQRKVVAPLFTPRNMADLEPLIRSRAGAILDDLPRNEEFNWVRHVSVELTGQMLATLFDVPQEDRLRLIDWSDTIQNLNDPEQFATPDEGFKKLFECLAYFQGYYEERKKQPPKFDLISMLAHDESTNNMSPQELLGNVMLLIVGGNDTTRNSISGGVLALNENPDQYQKLLQNPGLIPKMVPEIIRWQSPVAHMARTATQDCELGGKQIRKDDRVCMWYISGNRDPDAIEDADSFRIDRANPRQHTAFGFGIHRCVGNRLAEMQLRVIWEEIMKRFSKVEVTGEPLGLSSNFIHGIRELPVTLRG, encoded by the coding sequence ATGAGCCAGGTCTACATCAACAGCAGCGACGCACAGCGCGAGGCGCTCATGGCGCGAATTCGCGGCGGCGACATGACGGTGTCCAACAAGGAGATGCGCGACGTCTTCGAGATCGACCCCAACTACGATCCCTATGCCATTCCCCTCGAGCAGGTTGACCCCTCCCATCCGAGCCTGTTCCTGAACGGCACCCACTGGCCGCACTTCAGGCGGCTGCGGGATGAAGATCCGGTGCACTTTCACGAAGAAAGCATGTTCGGTCCCTACTGGTCGGTGACCCGCTATGAGGACATCCGCTATGTCGACTCCCACCACGAACTGTTTTCCTCCCATCGAACCAAGGGTGGCATTGCGCTCGGCGGACTCCCGCAGCAGGACGATCAGTACGCGCTGCCGATGTTCATCCAGGAAGATCCGCCGAAACACGACCTTCAGCGGAAGGTGGTGGCACCGCTGTTCACACCGCGTAACATGGCCGATCTGGAGCCGCTGATCCGCAGCCGCGCCGGTGCGATTCTGGATGATCTGCCGCGCAACGAAGAGTTCAACTGGGTGCGGCATGTGTCGGTGGAACTCACGGGCCAGATGCTGGCCACCCTGTTTGATGTGCCCCAGGAGGATCGGCTGCGGCTGATCGACTGGTCGGACACGATTCAGAATCTCAACGATCCCGAGCAGTTCGCCACCCCCGATGAGGGATTCAAGAAGCTGTTTGAGTGTCTGGCCTATTTTCAGGGTTACTACGAGGAGCGTAAAAAACAGCCGCCCAAGTTCGATCTCATTTCCATGCTGGCCCACGATGAGTCGACCAACAACATGAGCCCCCAGGAGCTGCTGGGCAATGTGATGCTGCTCATCGTCGGCGGCAACGACACCACCCGTAACTCGATCTCCGGCGGGGTGCTGGCGCTGAATGAAAACCCCGACCAGTATCAGAAACTGCTGCAGAACCCGGGCCTCATCCCGAAAATGGTGCCTGAGATCATCCGCTGGCAGTCGCCGGTGGCACACATGGCGCGCACGGCGACCCAGGATTGCGAACTCGGCGGCAAGCAGATCCGCAAGGATGACCGGGTGTGCATGTGGTACATCTCCGGCAACCGTGATCCCGACGCCATCGAGGATGCGGATTCATTCCGCATCGATCGTGCCAACCCGCGCCAGCACACGGCCTTCGGCTTCGGCATTCACCGCTGTGTCGGCAACCGCCTCGCGGAAATGCAGCTGCGGGTGATCTGGGAGGAAATCATGAAGCGCTTTTCGAAGGTCGAAGTCACCGGTGAGCCGCTGGGCCTGTCTTCAAACTTCATTCATGGTATTCGCGAGCTGCCGGTTACCTTGAGGGGGTAG
- a CDS encoding glutathione S-transferase family protein: MFEGRYTLWGGEHSLFTRKLQAMLNYLGVDYEFRLKSMESGPAVEARLGTHFIPGLQTPEGWFIHDTTPIGLMLNAKYPKRAIVPGSPVQRIAAHLLEDWADEWFGRYAVSSRWCYPHNVTAIAAGFYANRVGKFSSEGLSSEEQIAAATMIEAVRDNFGLRACANRGCGPDQARAVRQDFERLMRHAEIHYGQFPFLLGDRASLGDFTFAGLFKAHIEADPEPRSWIDASAPAMIGYMNRIFDARSDSGQYLANDELPDTLAPFFAHMRDSYHRFLRVSRDALGAGEKWCEVDLGEGPVKMRSLKYSEISRCHVRNEIESLSASERAAVDAKLGPFGVLDAYLLPPL; the protein is encoded by the coding sequence ATGTTCGAAGGACGATATACCCTCTGGGGCGGGGAGCACAGCCTCTTCACCCGCAAGCTGCAGGCCATGCTCAACTATCTCGGCGTGGACTACGAGTTCAGGCTCAAATCGATGGAGTCGGGTCCGGCGGTGGAAGCCCGCCTGGGCACACACTTCATCCCCGGCCTGCAGACGCCGGAAGGCTGGTTCATCCATGACACCACACCCATCGGTCTGATGCTGAACGCTAAGTATCCAAAGCGGGCCATAGTGCCGGGTTCACCCGTGCAGCGTATTGCCGCCCATCTGCTGGAAGACTGGGCGGACGAATGGTTCGGGCGCTATGCCGTGAGCAGCCGCTGGTGCTACCCGCACAACGTGACAGCCATCGCGGCGGGCTTCTATGCCAACCGGGTGGGTAAGTTCTCAAGTGAAGGACTCTCCAGCGAAGAACAGATTGCGGCCGCCACCATGATCGAAGCTGTGCGCGACAACTTCGGTCTCAGAGCCTGTGCGAACAGAGGCTGCGGACCGGATCAGGCCCGGGCGGTACGGCAGGATTTCGAGCGGCTGATGCGCCATGCCGAGATCCACTACGGCCAGTTCCCGTTCCTGCTCGGTGACCGCGCGAGCCTCGGGGATTTCACCTTTGCCGGTCTGTTCAAGGCACACATCGAAGCGGACCCCGAGCCGCGCAGCTGGATCGATGCCAGCGCACCGGCCATGATCGGGTACATGAACCGGATTTTCGATGCGCGATCAGACAGCGGACAGTACCTGGCGAATGATGAACTTCCAGACACGCTCGCACCCTTCTTTGCGCACATGCGCGACAGCTACCACCGCTTCCTGCGGGTATCCCGGGATGCGCTTGGTGCCGGTGAAAAGTGGTGTGAGGTCGATCTTGGCGAGGGTCCGGTGAAAATGCGCTCGCTGAAGTACAGTGAAATCTCCAGGTGCCACGTCCGCAACGAGATCGAGTCCCTGTCGGCGTCCGAGCGCGCGGCTGTGGATGCGAAACTAGGCCCTTTCGGGGTGCTGGACGCCTACCTGCTGCCGCCTCTCTGA
- a CDS encoding PHB depolymerase family esterase, whose translation MIRKTAPAMLRVEGVARRAALLCTAFLLTACMTSLADPPAPGAGGDTHPTFSRQTMEHEGRTRHYLVHDFSGDNPAPVVFILHGGGGHAENAVDMSQFDVIAAREKLIAVYPAGTGGTPGGRLLTWNAGHCCAYARENQVDDVGFIARIIDDLVSSGNADAGRIYVTGMSNGGMMAHRLGLELSDRIAAIAPVVGALFGDEVPPATYQPVASLMIIGATDAIVPGAGGPLAGRGDSRRRIARRPEDRDTISARAAADFWAGANGCGVAVQQTTAAADMLSYPDCQDDAEVVLVTVADNGHAWPGGRPGRAEADPPTMAWNASEEMWRFFARHGRR comes from the coding sequence ATGATCAGAAAAACGGCGCCCGCCATGCTCCGGGTTGAAGGCGTTGCACGTCGCGCCGCTCTCCTGTGCACGGCTTTCCTGTTGACCGCCTGCATGACCAGCCTGGCTGACCCGCCCGCGCCCGGCGCGGGTGGCGACACACACCCGACATTCAGCAGACAGACCATGGAGCACGAAGGCCGCACGCGTCACTACCTGGTGCACGACTTCTCCGGCGACAACCCCGCCCCCGTTGTCTTCATCCTGCACGGAGGCGGAGGTCATGCGGAGAACGCGGTCGACATGAGTCAGTTCGACGTGATTGCTGCGCGCGAGAAACTGATCGCCGTCTACCCGGCCGGCACCGGCGGTACACCCGGCGGCCGCCTGCTCACCTGGAACGCCGGCCACTGCTGCGCCTATGCGCGGGAAAACCAGGTGGACGACGTGGGCTTCATCGCCCGGATCATCGACGATCTCGTCTCCTCCGGAAACGCGGATGCCGGACGCATCTACGTCACCGGCATGTCGAACGGCGGCATGATGGCCCACCGGCTCGGGCTCGAGCTTTCCGATCGCATCGCCGCCATCGCCCCGGTGGTCGGCGCCCTGTTCGGCGATGAAGTGCCGCCTGCCACCTACCAGCCCGTCGCCAGTCTGATGATCATCGGGGCGACCGATGCCATCGTGCCGGGCGCAGGCGGCCCCCTGGCTGGCCGGGGCGACAGTCGCAGACGCATTGCGCGCAGGCCCGAAGATCGCGACACGATTTCCGCGCGCGCCGCCGCGGACTTCTGGGCCGGGGCGAATGGCTGCGGCGTTGCGGTTCAGCAGACCACTGCGGCGGCGGACATGCTGAGTTATCCGGACTGCCAGGATGATGCCGAGGTAGTCCTGGTTACGGTCGCCGACAATGGCCACGCCTGGCCCGGCGGCCGCCCCGGGCGGGCCGAAGCAGACCCACCGACGATGGCCTGGAATGCCAGTGAGGAAATGTGGCGTTTTTTTGCGCGGCACGGGCGACGTTGA
- a CDS encoding DsbA family protein — protein sequence MSEPMEIDVFWSFRSPWSYLATRGLRDWQDQYRLKVIFRVEYPIAIRMPEFFDQVQPQWFSYFGIDVRRVAEYLELPFAFPKPDPVIQQIDQDGRRQTGSEQPYIHRLTRLGALAEELGQGIEFADEVSSIIWGGTEGWDQGDHLAKAAQRAELDLAEMDRRIVAESDRLDSVIEKNQVDHDRAGHWGVPTCTFRGEPFFGQDRLDVLLWRLKQEGLQVR from the coding sequence ATGAGTGAGCCCATGGAAATTGACGTGTTCTGGTCTTTTCGCAGTCCGTGGTCCTACCTCGCGACCCGGGGATTACGCGACTGGCAGGATCAGTACCGCTTGAAGGTCATTTTCCGGGTCGAGTATCCCATTGCGATACGGATGCCGGAGTTTTTCGATCAGGTGCAACCGCAATGGTTCTCCTATTTCGGGATTGATGTCCGTCGTGTGGCGGAGTATCTGGAACTGCCCTTCGCTTTTCCAAAGCCTGACCCGGTCATACAACAGATCGATCAAGACGGTCGGCGACAGACTGGGTCCGAGCAACCCTACATCCATCGCCTGACCCGACTGGGTGCGCTGGCTGAGGAACTGGGGCAGGGCATCGAATTTGCGGATGAAGTGTCGTCGATCATCTGGGGTGGCACCGAAGGGTGGGATCAGGGCGATCATCTGGCAAAGGCGGCACAAAGAGCTGAACTCGATCTTGCAGAGATGGATCGGCGGATCGTCGCGGAATCAGACCGGCTGGATTCTGTCATCGAAAAAAACCAGGTCGACCATGACCGTGCGGGCCATTGGGGTGTACCGACCTGCACATTCAGGGGTGAGCCGTTTTTCGGTCAGGATCGTCTTGATGTATTGCTCTGGCGACTGAAGCAGGAAGGACTGCAGGTGCGGTAG